The Papaver somniferum cultivar HN1 unplaced genomic scaffold, ASM357369v1 unplaced-scaffold_33, whole genome shotgun sequence genome includes a window with the following:
- the LOC113342027 gene encoding probable serine/threonine-protein kinase WNK3 isoform X1, with amino-acid sequence MPGDSSNEQDTDDSDTFEEIDPTRRYGRYKEILGKGAFKTVYKAFDEREGIEVAWNQIKVADVLRNSEDLERLYSEVHLLKTLKHKNIIKFYNSWVDTKHNYINFITEIFTSGTLRQYRKKHKHVDLRALKNWSRQILQGLLYLHSHDPPVIHRDLKCDNIFVNGNQGEVKIGDLGLAAILKKAASAHSVIGTPEFMAPELYEEEYNELVDIYAFGMCLLELVTFEYPYVECNNAAQIYKKVISGKKPASLEKVKDPGVRMFIEKCIANASHRLPAAELLLDPFLQDDENESVGRSLRPNPSHSDLNSNSTGSFSTDEDIHGSNRGFLIEGQRKDINTIFLKLRIPDPTGHARNIHFPFDIEVDTALSVASEMVVELDLTNQDVTTIADMIDLEIRSHIPEWVPGKGLDENFDGSVSISDDGPETKDELSPMGSDSDPRSSGLILERLPSGRRYWCDSPKSVGGSSPLRPTTQANLASQMDAGVGGHCLVDDHESHCGHQSEEDYENDVALIKKKEVFTLQIGSSGLNMCSKGGNGYSSDEVGEKNTEVEVNASSRACDIQNTEVANQQPNKQISTPENCEMMIGSVQKDVTIITEKLKQLMLEHERELSEQKRKHEEDIADLLKELAPETRSIVLTACHLSSPTENDLSNSLVSCIPDNLSKSRSETDMQGNPSNVVIVGKVGKQELVAENSVVRPVFSRGRSSILRGDLGSSSSKGIAVVLVDDL; translated from the exons ATGCCTGGAGATTCTTCAAATGAACAAGACACAGATGATTCAGATACGTTTGAAGAGATCGATCCAACTCGTCGATACGGCCGT TATAAAGAGATTTTAGGAAAAGGGGCATTCAAAACAGT GTACAAAGCATTTGATGAAAGGGAGGGAATTGAAGTAGCATGGAATCAGATTAAAGTAGCTGATGTATTACGAAACtcggaagatttggaacgcctttaCTCCGAAGTTCATCTGCTCAAGACATTGAAACACAAGAACATTATCAAGTTTTACAACTCATGGGTTGATACAAAACACAATTATATCAACTTTATCACTGAGATATTTACTTCTGGAACACTGCGACA GTACCGAAAGAAACACAAACATGTGGATTTAAGGGCATTGAAGAATTGGTCGAGGCAGATCTTGCAGGGTCTTCTCTATCTGCATAGTCATGACCCTCCTGTAATTCATCGTGATTTGAAATGTGATAACATTTTTGTTAATGGGAACCAAGGAGAGGTGAAAATTGGCGATCTTGGACTGGCTGCCATTCTCAAAAAAGCTGCTTCAGCTCATAGTGTGATTG GAACTCCCGAGTTCATGGCACCAGAGCTTTATGAGGAAGAATACAATGAGCTTGTAGATATATACGCCTTTGGCATGTGCTTATTGGAATTGGTAACCTTTGAGTATCCTTACGTGGAATGCAACAATGCGGCTCAAATTTACAAGAAAGTGATTTCG GGCAAAAAGCCTGCGTCGTTAGAAAAGGTGAAGGATCCCGGAGTGAGAATGTTCATAGAAAAATGCATTGCTAATGCCTCTCATAGACTGCCTGCTGCAGAGCTATTGCTGGATCCCTTTCTCCAGGATGACGAGAATGAAAGTGTAGGTCGCTCATTACGACCAAATCCTAGTCATTCAG ATCTTAACAGTAATAGCACAGGTTCTTTTAGTACGGACGAGGATATTCATGGGTCAAATAGAGGCTTCCTCATAGAAGGTCAAAGGAAAGACATAAACACTATATTCTTGAAACTACGAATCCCAGATCCGACAG GTCATGCTCGAAATATTCACTTCCCCTTCGATATTGAGGTTGACACAGCATTAAGTGTTGCTAGTGAAATGGTTGTAGAGTTAGATCTTACAAATCAAGATGTTACAACTATTGCTGATATGATTGATTTAGAAATTCGGTCGCATATTCCAGAGTGGGTACCTGGAAAAGGACTAGATGAGAATTTTGACGGGAGTGTTTCAATTTCGGATGATGGGCCCGAAACCAAAGACGAATTATCTCCAATGGGAAGTGATTCTGATCCTCGTTCAAGTGGGCTTATTCTTGAACGACTCCCTTCGGGTAGGAGGTACTGGTGTGACTCCCCCAAGTCTGTGGGTGGAAGCTCTCCATTGAGGCCTACTACCCAGGCAAACTTAGCTTCCCAGATGGATGCTGGTGTTGGCGGTCATTGTTTAGTTGATGATCATGAATCTCATTGTGGGCATCAAAGTGAGGAAGATTATGAAAACGATGTTGctttaataaaaaagaaagaagttTTTACACTACAAATCGGAAGTAGTGGCTTGAATATGTGCTCCAAAGGCGGCAATGGATATTCAAGTGACGAGGTTGGTGAGAAAAACACAGAAGTTGAAGTTAATGCATCTTCAAGAGCGTGCGATATTCAAAATACGGAGGTTGCAAATCAACAACCCAACAAACAAATATCTACTCCTGAGAATTGTGAAATGATGATTGGCAGTGTGCAGAAAGATGTGACAATTATCACAGAAAAATTAAAGCAGCTTATGTTAGAACATGAAAGGGAGCTCAGCGAACAGAAGAGGAAGCATGAAGAGGACATAGCTGATCTCCTGAAAGAACTTGCTCCGGAAACTCGGAGTATAGTTTTGACTGCATGCCACTTGAGCTCTCCCACAGAAAATGATTTGAGCAACTCTTTAGTTTCATGTATACCTGATAATCTGTCTAAGAGTAGAAGTGAGACAGACATGCAAGGAAATCCCAGCAATGTTGTTATTGTTGGAAAAGTTGGGAAGCAAGAATTAGTTGCTGAGAATAGTGTTGTTAGACCTGTCTTTAGTAGAGGTAGATCATCCATTTTAAGGGGGGATTTGGGATCTTCTTCGAGTAAGGGTATTGCGGTAGTTCTGGTAGATGATTTATAG
- the LOC113342027 gene encoding probable serine/threonine-protein kinase WNK3 isoform X2: MNKTQMIQIRLKRSIQLVDTAVSLFLLQYKEILGKGAFKTVYKAFDEREGIEVAWNQIKVADVLRNSEDLERLYSEVHLLKTLKHKNIIKFYNSWVDTKHNYINFITEIFTSGTLRQYRKKHKHVDLRALKNWSRQILQGLLYLHSHDPPVIHRDLKCDNIFVNGNQGEVKIGDLGLAAILKKAASAHSVIGTPEFMAPELYEEEYNELVDIYAFGMCLLELVTFEYPYVECNNAAQIYKKVISGKKPASLEKVKDPGVRMFIEKCIANASHRLPAAELLLDPFLQDDENESVGRSLRPNPSHSDLNSNSTGSFSTDEDIHGSNRGFLIEGQRKDINTIFLKLRIPDPTGHARNIHFPFDIEVDTALSVASEMVVELDLTNQDVTTIADMIDLEIRSHIPEWVPGKGLDENFDGSVSISDDGPETKDELSPMGSDSDPRSSGLILERLPSGRRYWCDSPKSVGGSSPLRPTTQANLASQMDAGVGGHCLVDDHESHCGHQSEEDYENDVALIKKKEVFTLQIGSSGLNMCSKGGNGYSSDEVGEKNTEVEVNASSRACDIQNTEVANQQPNKQISTPENCEMMIGSVQKDVTIITEKLKQLMLEHERELSEQKRKHEEDIADLLKELAPETRSIVLTACHLSSPTENDLSNSLVSCIPDNLSKSRSETDMQGNPSNVVIVGKVGKQELVAENSVVRPVFSRGRSSILRGDLGSSSSKGIAVVLVDDL; this comes from the exons ATGAACAAGACACAGATGATTCAGATACGTTTGAAGAGATCGATCCAACTCGTCGATACGGCCGT TTCTTTGTTTCTTTTGCAGTATAAAGAGATTTTAGGAAAAGGGGCATTCAAAACAGT GTACAAAGCATTTGATGAAAGGGAGGGAATTGAAGTAGCATGGAATCAGATTAAAGTAGCTGATGTATTACGAAACtcggaagatttggaacgcctttaCTCCGAAGTTCATCTGCTCAAGACATTGAAACACAAGAACATTATCAAGTTTTACAACTCATGGGTTGATACAAAACACAATTATATCAACTTTATCACTGAGATATTTACTTCTGGAACACTGCGACA GTACCGAAAGAAACACAAACATGTGGATTTAAGGGCATTGAAGAATTGGTCGAGGCAGATCTTGCAGGGTCTTCTCTATCTGCATAGTCATGACCCTCCTGTAATTCATCGTGATTTGAAATGTGATAACATTTTTGTTAATGGGAACCAAGGAGAGGTGAAAATTGGCGATCTTGGACTGGCTGCCATTCTCAAAAAAGCTGCTTCAGCTCATAGTGTGATTG GAACTCCCGAGTTCATGGCACCAGAGCTTTATGAGGAAGAATACAATGAGCTTGTAGATATATACGCCTTTGGCATGTGCTTATTGGAATTGGTAACCTTTGAGTATCCTTACGTGGAATGCAACAATGCGGCTCAAATTTACAAGAAAGTGATTTCG GGCAAAAAGCCTGCGTCGTTAGAAAAGGTGAAGGATCCCGGAGTGAGAATGTTCATAGAAAAATGCATTGCTAATGCCTCTCATAGACTGCCTGCTGCAGAGCTATTGCTGGATCCCTTTCTCCAGGATGACGAGAATGAAAGTGTAGGTCGCTCATTACGACCAAATCCTAGTCATTCAG ATCTTAACAGTAATAGCACAGGTTCTTTTAGTACGGACGAGGATATTCATGGGTCAAATAGAGGCTTCCTCATAGAAGGTCAAAGGAAAGACATAAACACTATATTCTTGAAACTACGAATCCCAGATCCGACAG GTCATGCTCGAAATATTCACTTCCCCTTCGATATTGAGGTTGACACAGCATTAAGTGTTGCTAGTGAAATGGTTGTAGAGTTAGATCTTACAAATCAAGATGTTACAACTATTGCTGATATGATTGATTTAGAAATTCGGTCGCATATTCCAGAGTGGGTACCTGGAAAAGGACTAGATGAGAATTTTGACGGGAGTGTTTCAATTTCGGATGATGGGCCCGAAACCAAAGACGAATTATCTCCAATGGGAAGTGATTCTGATCCTCGTTCAAGTGGGCTTATTCTTGAACGACTCCCTTCGGGTAGGAGGTACTGGTGTGACTCCCCCAAGTCTGTGGGTGGAAGCTCTCCATTGAGGCCTACTACCCAGGCAAACTTAGCTTCCCAGATGGATGCTGGTGTTGGCGGTCATTGTTTAGTTGATGATCATGAATCTCATTGTGGGCATCAAAGTGAGGAAGATTATGAAAACGATGTTGctttaataaaaaagaaagaagttTTTACACTACAAATCGGAAGTAGTGGCTTGAATATGTGCTCCAAAGGCGGCAATGGATATTCAAGTGACGAGGTTGGTGAGAAAAACACAGAAGTTGAAGTTAATGCATCTTCAAGAGCGTGCGATATTCAAAATACGGAGGTTGCAAATCAACAACCCAACAAACAAATATCTACTCCTGAGAATTGTGAAATGATGATTGGCAGTGTGCAGAAAGATGTGACAATTATCACAGAAAAATTAAAGCAGCTTATGTTAGAACATGAAAGGGAGCTCAGCGAACAGAAGAGGAAGCATGAAGAGGACATAGCTGATCTCCTGAAAGAACTTGCTCCGGAAACTCGGAGTATAGTTTTGACTGCATGCCACTTGAGCTCTCCCACAGAAAATGATTTGAGCAACTCTTTAGTTTCATGTATACCTGATAATCTGTCTAAGAGTAGAAGTGAGACAGACATGCAAGGAAATCCCAGCAATGTTGTTATTGTTGGAAAAGTTGGGAAGCAAGAATTAGTTGCTGAGAATAGTGTTGTTAGACCTGTCTTTAGTAGAGGTAGATCATCCATTTTAAGGGGGGATTTGGGATCTTCTTCGAGTAAGGGTATTGCGGTAGTTCTGGTAGATGATTTATAG